A region of Arabidopsis thaliana chromosome 5, partial sequence DNA encodes the following proteins:
- a CDS encoding SIN-like family protein (SIN-like family protein; Has 1807 Blast hits to 1807 proteins in 277 species: Archae - 0; Bacteria - 0; Metazoa - 736; Fungi - 347; Plants - 385; Viruses - 0; Other Eukaryotes - 339 (source: NCBI BLink).): MDFDDDDKPKEVTKTRRFAPGRAGKSKPKPKPEPTADKPVQPPPQSQTESVSKTEHDVDAKFVGTKVETEVCNGSVKMEIDSKVDKEPEIMETELMEEDQQLPLQEEKEEEEEEDDVVVREIDVFFKPSIDANTQLYVLQYPLRPSWRPYEMDERCEEVRVNPSTSQVEIDLSMDVHSKNYDSNFGLNMTKQTLKTTWKQPPTLDYAVGVLSGDKLHLNPVHAVAQLRPSMQSLSSDKKKKQEESTEESVGTSKKQNKGVQQASTDQKPINEETWVSLKYHGLQSEYCSRYLNGMMANGNSSIDFNMSPGTYINELCRGGSSRNSESKETLKRVLLSLPLKERVQKLLCEGSPLIRYSVLKHYAPEFSDEDFLGALQEYGRLVQGLWTPKTRLLKLDGPVEAARDYVLSLFSQNTTIKYSEVEATGDKMKPLMERMLTEFAKERHVLKDWKFKEPTDVSFIKSYPEIVKEQDIFWTDKRENLKSRITAQGGKSRADKRRNVVGTSSSVTVKPEVPTTLSDKGGSSKNTIHRVVTQEMPEELKKALPKALKKVFQTHKVCRYETICQGLRDLAVSTSNNPKADSGMAVNVALAVDAYQGELEDVINGVATNIHGSYVSISSPDHPEYDSLREVVISLLTGSPPGTKLMKAEVFAAGRTKLEREITNNEYIKVMHEICETNSSGWVLQKAR, from the exons ATGgactttgatgatgatgacaaacCAAAAGAGGTTACCAAAACCCGTAGATTCGCTCCTGGCCGTGCCGGAAAGtctaaacccaaacctaaaCCGGAACCCACTGCTGATAAACCGGTACAGCCGCCGCCGCAGTCACAAACTGAGTCCGTGAGCAAGACTGAGCATGACGTTGATGCTAAATTCGTTGGCACTAAGGTTGAAACTGAGGTTTGTAATGGCTCTGTGAAGATGGAGATCGATTCAAAAGTCGATAAAGAGCCTGAGATCATGGAAACTGAGTTGATGGAGGAAGATCAGCAGCTTCCATTGcaggaggagaaggaggaagaagaagaagaagacgacgttGTTGTTCGTgaaattgatgttttctttaagCCGTCTATTGATGCTAATACTCAG CTTTATGTTTTACAATATCCTCTAAGACCATCTTGGCGTCCATACGAAATGGATGAACGTTGCGAAGAA GTTAGAGTGAATCCTTCTACATCGCAAGTGGAAATTGATTTGTCTATGGATGTTCATTCGAAGAACTATGACTCCAATTTTGGACTAAATATGACTAAGCAG ACCTTGAAAACAACATGGAAGCAGCCTCCTACTTTGGATTATGCTGTTGGGGTTCTTTCAGGTGATAag TTACACTTGAATCCTGTTCATGCTGTTGCCCAGCTCCGGCCGTCTATGCAGTCTCTTTCatccgacaaaaaaaagaaacaagaagaatccACTGAAGAATCTGTGGGAACATCCAAAAAGCAG AACAAGGGAGTGCAGCAGGCTTCGACGGATCAGAAACCAATTAATGAAGAA aCTTGGGTTTCACTCAAGTATCATGGACTTCAATCCGAATATTGCTCCAGATATCTTAACGGGATGATGGCGAATGGGAACTCTTCGATAGATTTCAACATGAGCCC GGGCACTTATATCAACGAACTATGCCGTGGGGGAAGCAGCAGAAACTCTGAATCgaaagaaacattaaaaag GGTCTTGCTCTCCCTACCACTTAAAGAACGTGTGCAAAAGTTGCTCTGCGAG GGATCTCCGTTGATTCGATACAGTGTTCTTAAACACTATGCTCCTGAGTTCTCAGACGAGGATTTCTTAGGGGCCCTCCAAGAATATGGCAGGTTAGTTCAAGGTTTATGGACTCCTAAAACTAGGCTACTAAAACTAGACGGGCCTGTAGAAGCTGCCAGGGATTATGTCCTGTCTCTGTTCAGCCAGAATACAACTATAAAGTACTCTGAAGTTGAAGCAACGGGTGACAAGATGAAACCTTTGATGGAAAGAATGTTGACTGAATTTGCCAAAGAAAGGCATGTGCTAAAAGATTGGAAGTTCAAAGAGCCCACTGATGTCTCATTCATAAAATCCTACCCGGAGATTGTTAAGGAGCAAGATATTTTTTGGACGGATAAGAGAGAGAATCTAAAGTCGAGAATAACCGCCCAAGGAGGAAAAAGTAGAGCTGATAAAAGGAGGAATGTTGTTGGCACAAGTTCTTCAGTTACAGTTAAACCGGAGGTTCCAACAACCCTCTCTGACAAAGGAGGAAGTTCAAAAAATACGATACATCGTGTTGTTACACAAGAAATGCCAGAAGAACTTAAGAAGGCGTTACCAAAGGCTTTGAAAAAGGTGTTTCAAACTCACAAAGTTTGCCG CTATGAGACGATCTGCCAAGGACTTAGGGATCTTGCAGTTTCGACATCGAATAATCCAAAAGCTGATTCAGGAATGGCGGTGAATGTGGCGCTAGCCGTGGATGCTTACCAGGGCGAGCTCGAAGACGTTATAAATGGAGTGGCTACTAACATTCACGGGTCTTATGTCTCCATATCGTCTCCAGACCATCCTGAATATGATTCTTTGag GGAAGTGGTCATTAGCCTCTTAACCGGATCTCCACCTGGAACAAAGCTTATGAAGGCTGAGGTATTTGCAGCAGGCAGGACCAAACTTGAACGTGAAATCACCAACAACGAATATATAAAG GTGATGCACGAGATCTGTGAAACCAACTCTTCAGGATGGGTTTTACAGAAAGCTCGATGA
- a CDS encoding Rab5-interacting family protein — MGSSEKRSKDIMSDIPTFSAENLQNNLKVIQNSRTFLSIIAGVLAGIIGFNGLIGFVFYFVVMLITSVGLMAKAGFSADLYFDSWNRVLFDGFLGGLMSFVLFWTYP; from the exons ATGGGTTCATCTGAGAAGAGATCAAAGGATATCATGAGTGACATACCAACTTTCAGTGCAGAGAATTTGCAGAACAATTTGAAAGTCATTCAAAACAG CCGGACGTTTCTGTCTATCATAGCTGGTGTCTTAGCAGGAATAATTGGATTCAATGGCttgattggttttgtattttactTTGTGGTGATGTTGATCACATCTGTTGGGCTCATGGCTAAGGCAGGATTCTCAGCTGACTTGTACTTTGATTCGTGGAATCGGGTTCTTTTTGACGGTTTTCTTGGTGGCCTTATG TCGTTTGTGCTGTTCTGGACGTATCCTTAA
- the PFD3 gene encoding prefoldin 3 (prefoldin 3 (PFD3); FUNCTIONS IN: unfolded protein binding; INVOLVED IN: protein folding; LOCATED IN: prefoldin complex; EXPRESSED IN: 23 plant structures; EXPRESSED DURING: 13 growth stages; CONTAINS InterPro DOMAIN/s: Prefoldin alpha-like (InterPro:IPR004127), Prefoldin (InterPro:IPR009053), Prefoldin, subunit 3 (InterPro:IPR016655); Has 406 Blast hits to 406 proteins in 198 species: Archae - 0; Bacteria - 0; Metazoa - 158; Fungi - 133; Plants - 37; Viruses - 0; Other Eukaryotes - 78 (source: NCBI BLink).) codes for MSSSSPSGSGSDLTERRGIPAAKFIQDVETYLSQSGLDPNSALAFHQERLQQYKVVEMKLLAQQRDLQAKIPDIEKCLEVVATLEAKKGTGEALLADFEVSEGIYSRACIEDTDSVCLWLGANVMLEYSCEEASALLKNNLENAKASLEVLVADLQFLRDQVTVTQVTIARVYNWDVHQRRVKQVTPTAIAVADS; via the exons ATGTCGTCGTCTTCTCCGAGTGGAAGCGGTAGTGATTTGACTGAGAGAAGAGGGATCCCTGCCGCCAAATTCATCCAAGATGTGGAGACTTATCTCTCTCAGTCTGGTCTCGATCCTAACTCTGCTCTCGCCTTTCACCAAGAAAG GCTTCAGCAATATAAAGTTGTTGAGATGAAGCTTCTTGCTCAACAAAGGGATCTTCAG GCTAAAATCCCAGATATTGAAAAGTGTTTAGAGGTTGTTGCTACTTTGGAAGCAAAGAAGGGTACTGGTGAG GCGCTCTTAGCTGATTTTGAGGTGTCTGAAGGAATATATTCACGGGCCTGCATTGAAGACACAGACTCAGTGTGTTTGTGGTTGGGAGCTAATGTCATGCTGGAATATTCCTGTGAAGAG GCTTCAGCTCTTCTGAAAAACAATCTGGAAAATGCTAAAGCCAGCCTGGAGGTTCTTGTAGCTGATTTACAGTTCTTGAGGGATCAAGTCACAGTTACTCAG GTAACTATTGCACGTGTTTATAACTGGGATGTTCATCAAAGGAGGGTTAAACAAGTTACCCCTACTGCTATTGCTGTTGCAGATTCATGA
- a CDS encoding FAD/NAD(P)-binding oxidoreductase family protein (FAD/NAD(P)-binding oxidoreductase family protein; CONTAINS InterPro DOMAIN/s: FAD dependent oxidoreductase (InterPro:IPR006076); BEST Arabidopsis thaliana protein match is: carotenoid isomerase (TAIR:AT1G06820.1); Has 30201 Blast hits to 17322 proteins in 780 species: Archae - 12; Bacteria - 1396; Metazoa - 17338; Fungi - 3422; Plants - 5037; Viruses - 0; Other Eukaryotes - 2996 (source: NCBI BLink).) yields MWRRSFSTLPKKKWDAVVIGGGHNGLTAAAYLARGGLSVAVLERRHVIGGAAVTEEIVPGFKFSRCSYLQGLLRPCIIRELELGRHGLKLLKRSPSSFTPCLDGRYLLLGPDQDLNHSEISKFSKHDADAYPRYEKQLERFCGFMDPLLDSTPPESLQSASSFNDKLSNKMYKSAFWARCLRQAVSLGHKDMVAFMDLLLAPASKVLNNWFESDVLKASLATDAVIGSTASVHTPGSGYVLLHHVMGETDGEKGIWSYVEGGMGSVSMAIANAAKEAGAEIFTNAEVSEILTEDSSIVKGVLLADGTRVESSAILSNATPYRTYVELVPTNVLPENFVSAIKNSDYSSATTKINLAVDKLPQFQCCNTNHSGPGPEHFGTIHIGAESMDEVHSACHDSENGLPSRRPVIEMTIPSTLDNTISPPGKHVINLFIQYTPYKPSDGSWEDPTYREAFAQRCFKLIDEYAPGFSSSIISYDMLTPPDLEREIGLTGGNIFHGAMGLDSLFLMRPVKGWSNYRSPLKGLYLCGSGAHPGGGVMGAPGRNAAHVVLQDLKRI; encoded by the exons ATGTGGCGCCGGAGCTTCAGTACATTACCGAAGAAGAAATGGGACGCGGTGGTGATCGGAGGTGGCCACAACGGATTAACAGCCGCAGCTTACCTAGCACGCGGAGGTCTCTCCGTCGCTGTTCTCGAGCGCCGTCATGTCATCGGTGGCGCGGCAGTGACGGAGGAGATCGTTCCTGGATTCAAATTCTCACGCTGCAGTTACCTTCAGGGCTTACTTCGTCCTTGTATCATTAG AGAATTGGAGTTAGGTAGACATGGACTTAAGCTTTTGAAGAGAAGTCCTTCATCGTTTACACCTTGTTTAGATGGACGTTATCTTCTGCTTGGACCTGATCAAGATCTTAATCATTCTGAGATTTCAAAGTTCTCTAAACATGATGCTGATGCTTACCCAag ATACGAGAAGCAGCTAGAGAGGTTTTGTGGATTCATGGATCCTCTTTTGGATTCAACTCCACCTGAATCTCTGCAAAGTGCCTCTTCTTTTAATGATAAGTTGAGCAACAAAATGTACAAATCTGCTTTCTGGGCTCGTTGTCTCCGGCAAGCAGTTTCTTTGGGGCATAAAGATATGGT GGCTTTTATGGATCTTTTATTGGCACCAGCTTCAAAAGTTTTGAACAACTGGTTTGAG TCTGATGTCCTGAAGGCGAGTCTTGCAACAGATGCTGTGATTGGATCTACG GCCAGTGTCCATACTCCGGGAAGTGGATATGTTCTCCTACATCATGTGATGGGAGAAACAGATGGAGAGAAAGGCATTTGGTC TTACGTTGAAGGTGGGATGGGCTCTGTCTCCATGGCTATAGCCAATGCTGCAAAGGAAGCTGGTGCTGAGATTTTCACAAACGCAGAG GTTTCTGAAATACTAACTGAAGACTCTAGCATCGTGAAAGGG GTTTTGCTTGCTGATGGTACACGGGTGGAGTCATCGGCTATATTGTCCAATGCGACCCCTTACAGAACTTATGtg GAGTTGGTTCCGACCAATGTTCTTCCTGAAAATTTCGTCAGTGCTATTAAGAACTCAGATTACAGCTCT GCAACTACCAAAATAAACTTGGCTGTTGACAAGTTACCACAGTTCCAGTGCTGCAACACAAATCATTCAGGTCCAGGTCCAGAGCATTTTGGCACTATACACATTGGTGCAGAGAG CATGGACGAGGTTCACTCAGCATGTCATGATTCTGAAAATGGCTTACCATCGAGAAGACCAGTGATCGAAATGACTATTCCATCCACACTAGACAACACCATTTCTCCCCCAG GGAAGCATGTAATCAACTTGTTCATCCAGTACACTCCTTACAAGCCCTCAGATGGAAGCTGGGAAGATCCTACTTACCGA GAAGCCTTTGCACAAAGGTGTTTCAAACTGATTGATGAATATGCACCCGGGTTTAGCTCATCCATCATTAGCTACGACATGTTGACTCCTCCGGACCTGGAACGGGAAATTGGTCTAACAG GCGGAAACATCTTTCACGGTGCCATGGGATTAGACTCTCTCTTCCTGATGCGCCCTGTGAAAGGATG GTCAAATTACAGAAGCCCTTTGAAAGGTCTCTACTTGTGTGGCAGCGGAGCTCATCCTGGAGGCGGAGTTATGGGTGCACCTGGAAGAAACGCTGCACATGTTGTTCTTCAAGACTTGAAAAGAATCTAG
- a CDS encoding uncharacterized protein (unknown protein; Has 23 Blast hits to 23 proteins in 7 species: Archae - 0; Bacteria - 0; Metazoa - 0; Fungi - 0; Plants - 23; Viruses - 0; Other Eukaryotes - 0 (source: NCBI BLink).) encodes MSASRWTLMDLPSYLSSSWAFRWPEVNLSSLSSGWNMRLLSLSGDLSIVDDLLWSFVSIIESLAITATVCCFFLFCGCTL; translated from the coding sequence ATGTCAGCTTCCCGATGGACGTTGATGGATCTACCATCGTACCTGTCGTCATCGTGGGCATTCCGGTGGCCGGAGGTGAATCTTTCATCCCTGAGCTCTGGTTGGAACATGAGATTGTTGTCCTTGTCGGGTGATCTCTCCATAGTTGATGATCTTTTGTGGAGTTTTGTCTCAATCATTGAATCTTTAGCTATCACTGCTACGGtctgttgcttcttcttgttttgtggTTGTACCCTCTAA
- a CDS encoding Putative methyltransferase family protein (Putative methyltransferase family protein; CONTAINS InterPro DOMAIN/s: Methyltransferase-16, putative (InterPro:IPR019410); BEST Arabidopsis thaliana protein match is: Putative methyltransferase family protein (TAIR:AT3G50850.1); Has 1807 Blast hits to 1807 proteins in 277 species: Archae - 0; Bacteria - 0; Metazoa - 736; Fungi - 347; Plants - 385; Viruses - 0; Other Eukaryotes - 339 (source: NCBI BLink).) encodes MITLPLRDDDEENDTYEAKMLLIGENGLDGESLPPTPLRDGALELQKYNISSIESTVVIRELTSQGLSFQLWPAASTFVTLLDNYRRDPSKSPLTATLLSLKKPSPLNILELGSGTGLVGIAAAITLSANVTVTDLPHVLDNLNFNAEANAEIVERFGGKVNVAPLRWGEADDVEVLGQNVDLILASDVVYHDHLYEPLLKTLRLMQLEGKRLIFLMAHLRRWKKESVFFKKARKLFDVDVIHSDVPQESSRIGVVVYRFTTKQPNQNGRIVSC; translated from the coding sequence ATGATTACTCTTCCTCTGCGAGACGACGATGAGGAAAACGACACATACGAAGCTAAAATGCTCCTCATAGGCGAGAATGGTCTCGACGGTGAGAGTTTACCTCCTACTCCTCTGCGTGACGGTGCACTGGAGCTCCAGAAGTATAACATCAGCTCCATCGAGTCAACAGTCGTGATTCGTGAGCTGACGTCACAAGGTCTCTCCTTTCAGCTCTGGCCAGCGGCTTCTACTTTCGTCACGTTGCTTGATAACTACCGACGTGACCCTAGCAAGAGTCCACTCACCGCCACACTCTTGTCGCTGAAAAAACCATCGCCGTTGAACATACTCGAGCTCGGATCTGGAACCGGCCTCGTCGGGATCGCTGCGGCAATCACTCTCTCTGCTAACGTCACGGTGACGGATCTCCCACACGTCTTAGATAATCTCAACTTCAACGCCGAAGCAAACGCTGAAATTGTTGAGAGATTCGGCGGGAAAGTCAACGTGGCACCACTACGATGGGGAGAAGCTGATGACGTGGAGGTTCTAGGTCAGAACGTTGACTTGATTCTGGCTTCGGACGTGGTGTATCATGACCATCTCTACGAGCCTCTCCTCAAAACGCTGCGTTTGATGCAGCTAGAGGGGAAGAGGTTAATTTTCCTGATGGCGCATCTAAGGAGATGGAAGAAAGAATCTGTCTTCTTCAAAAAAGCTCGAAAGCTCTTCGATGTTGACGTTATCCACTCTGATGTTCCTCAAGAAAGTTCTAGAATCGGTGTTGTGGTTTACCGTTTCACCACGAAACAGCCAAATCAGAATGGTCGGATTGTTTCGTGTTAG
- the WRKY48 gene encoding WRKY DNA-binding protein 48 (WRKY DNA-binding protein 48 (WRKY48); CONTAINS InterPro DOMAIN/s: DNA-binding WRKY (InterPro:IPR003657); BEST Arabidopsis thaliana protein match is: WRKY DNA-binding protein 23 (TAIR:AT2G47260.1); Has 1807 Blast hits to 1807 proteins in 277 species: Archae - 0; Bacteria - 0; Metazoa - 736; Fungi - 347; Plants - 385; Viruses - 0; Other Eukaryotes - 339 (source: NCBI BLink).), whose product MEKKKEEDHHHQQQQQQQKEIKNTETKIEQEQEQEQKQEISQASSSSNMANLVTSSDHHPLELAGNLSSIFDTSSLPFPYSYFEDHSSNNPNSFLDLLRQDHQFASSSNSSSFSFDAFPLPNNNNNTSFFTDLPLPQAESSEVVNTTPTSPNSTSVSSSSNEAANDNNSGKEVTVKDQEEGDQQQEQKGTKPQLKAKKKNQKKAREARFAFLTKSDIDNLDDGYRWRKYGQKAVKNSPYPRSYYRCTTVGCGVKKRVERSSDDPSIVMTTYEGQHTHPFPMTPRGHIGMLTSPILDHGATTASSSSFSIPQPRYLLTQHHQPYNMYNNNSLSMINRRSSDGTFVNPGPSSSFPGFGYDMSQASTSTSSSIRDHGLLQDILPSQIRSDTINTQTNEENKK is encoded by the exons atggagaagaaaaaagaagaggatcatcatcatcaacaacaacaacaacaacaaaaggagATCAAGAACACAGAGACAAAGATCgagcaagaacaagaacaagaacaaaaacaagaaatctctcaagcatcatcatcatcaaacatgGCGAATCTAGTTACGTCATCAGATCATCATCCGTTGGAGCTAGCTGGAAATCTCTCAAGCATCTTCGATACTTCATCTTTACCTTTTCCTTATTCTTATTTCGAAGATCACTCTTCTAATAATCCTAATTCTTTCCTAGACTTGCTCCGACAAGATCATCagtttgcttcttcctctaattcctcttctttttcattcgATGCCTTTCCTCTCcccaataacaacaacaacacctcTTTTTTTACGGATTTGCCCTTACCTCAAGCTGAGTCATCAGAAGTCGTGAACACAACACCGACTTCTCCAAACTCAACCTCAGTCTCATCTTCCTCCAACGAAGCTGCaaatgataacaacagtggTAAAGAAGTTACTGTtaaagatcaagaagaaggagatcaaCAACAAGAGCAAAAGGGTACTAAGCCACA gttgaaggcaaagaagaagaatcaaaagaaagcTAGAGAAGCTAGGTTTGCGTTTCTGACGAAGAGCGATATTGATAATCTTGACGACGGTTATAGGTGGAGAAAATACGGCCAAAAAGCTGTCAAAAACAGTCCTTATCCCAG AAGCTATTACCGTTGCACCACAGTGGGTTGCggagtgaagaagagagtggaGAGATCCTCCGATGATCCTTCGATCGTCATGACAACCTACGAAGGTCAGCATACCCATCCTTTCCCCATGACGCCACGTGGACACATCGGAATGCTCACGTCACCAATCCTAGACCACGGTGCAACCACcgcgtcatcatcatcattctccATCCCTCAGCCACGTTACTTGCTGACTCAACATCACCAGCCCTACAACATGTACAACAACAACTCTCTAAGTATGATCAATAGAAGATCATCCGATGGCACTTTCGTAAATCCAggtccatcatcatcattcccCGGCTTTGGTTATGATATGTCTCAAGCTTCtacttcaacttcttcttccattaGAGATCATGGATTGCTTCAAGATATTCTTCCTTCGCAGATCAGATCCGATACTATTAACACTCAAACCAATGAAGAGaataagaaatga
- a CDS encoding Rab5-interacting family protein (Rab5-interacting family protein; CONTAINS InterPro DOMAIN/s: Protein of unknown function DUF786 (InterPro:IPR008504); Has 30201 Blast hits to 17322 proteins in 780 species: Archae - 12; Bacteria - 1396; Metazoa - 17338; Fungi - 3422; Plants - 5037; Viruses - 0; Other Eukaryotes - 2996 (source: NCBI BLink).) — protein sequence MGSSEKRSKDIMSDIPTFSAENLQNNLKVIQNSRTFLSIIAGVLAGIIGFNGLIGFVFYFVVMLITSVGLMAKAGFSADLYFDSWNRVLFDGFLGGLMSFVLFWTFAYDLVHIF from the exons ATGGGTTCATCTGAGAAGAGATCAAAGGATATCATGAGTGACATACCAACTTTCAGTGCAGAGAATTTGCAGAACAATTTGAAAGTCATTCAAAACAG CCGGACGTTTCTGTCTATCATAGCTGGTGTCTTAGCAGGAATAATTGGATTCAATGGCttgattggttttgtattttactTTGTGGTGATGTTGATCACATCTGTTGGGCTCATGGCTAAGGCAGGATTCTCAGCTGACTTGTACTTTGATTCGTGGAATCGGGTTCTTTTTGACGGTTTTCTTGGTGGCCTTATG TCGTTTGTGCTGTTCTGGAC ATTTGCGTATGACTTGGTGCACATATTCTGA
- the BLOS2 gene encoding biogenesis of lysosome organelles complex 1 subunit-like protein (CONTAINS InterPro DOMAIN/s: Biogenesis of lysosome-related organelles complex-1, subunit 2 (InterPro:IPR019269); Has 30201 Blast hits to 17322 proteins in 780 species: Archae - 12; Bacteria - 1396; Metazoa - 17338; Fungi - 3422; Plants - 5037; Viruses - 0; Other Eukaryotes - 2996 (source: NCBI BLink).) produces the protein MADSRDDLAESLQNLFTSVSSMVKSELQGTNNHLDLLEKMNLRVASEYDDMGDVAAGLRVFAEQMKSKSGGLDEFVGQMDAIEKQVSEFEAVISVLDRYVSVLESKIRAEYRHPHHQRRSNDSVVTD, from the exons ATGGCGGATTCACGAGATGATCTAGCTGAATCGCTACAAAATCTATTCACGAGTGTTTCATCTATGGTCAAATCCGAGCTCCAG GGAACGAACAACCATCTAGATCTATTGGAGAAGATGAACCTGAGAGTTGCGTCAGAGTACGATGATATGGGTGACGTGGCAGCTGGGCTCAGAGTTTTCGCAGaacagatgaaatcaaaaagTGGTGGCTTGGATGAATTTGTAGGACAAATGGATGCTATCGAGAAACAAGTGTCGGAGTTTGAAGCTGTGATCTCTGTTCTAGATCGATATGTCTCTGTCCTAGAATCTAAAATCCGAGCTGAGTATcgtcatcctcatcatcagcGTCGCTCTAATGATTCTGTTGTTACAGACTGA